From Punica granatum isolate Tunisia-2019 chromosome 1, ASM765513v2, whole genome shotgun sequence:
ACGAAACTTGAGTGCGTGAAGCAGGTATGATCCCTAAAACCAAACTTATGGAATATTTCCTGAAAGCTCAACCAGTAGTGTGCATTTGATGTTGCCAGAAAACATTTATGGAAATATTCTTGTTCCACCAACAAATTTCCCAACCCAAAATCCAACACTCATTGTTTTGTCTGCTATGTAGATTGCAAAGTGAATAATTTTCCAGTCTTTGGATGCGCTATTTTGGGCCTGTGCCATCTAAAGGgaaattaattatcatataAGTTAAAGCCTCAAGTCACTTTGGAAATTATGATTGCTTTTTCTAGTTGACTGGAACTTAATTCTTGAATATTTGTTTTTCTGCTGGCCAAGCAGCCAAGAAACAAATAGAAACTAAAAGAATACTCTATCTGAAGATTTCTTGGATTCATGGAAAACCACTTGTGAAAGTTGGTTTCTTCAGGCATGCCAGTTTTTCTTACTGCAAAGAGAGAATGGGAAATGAAATATGCACATATTGTTCGCCTACAGAAATGAGCATTACGCAACCCTCGAGTGAAATTTTCCTCCCTTGATATTCTCTTAATGTCAAATCTTACAGTTGTGCTTTGTTTCTGTATTCCTGTCAGTGGGCTCCGCGTGAATCTAATGCCCCGATAACTCATGCGACTTTCTCGTGCGATAGCCAGCTAGTTTTTGCAAGCTTTGCAGATGCAACCATCTGTGTGTTCACTGCCTCTAATCTTAGACCTCGTTGCCGCATAAATCCCTCTGCTTATCTTCCTTCCAGCCTCAGGTCAGCTACTAAATCATGGCTTCTCTAAAGACTTCTTTGCTTTATTTAAATCGTAGCTTCTCTAAAGACTGCTTTGCTTTATTTGGTGAAGTATACTCACTTATGTTGTACTGCCTCTTGCATGTCCAGCAATTCTGGTGTGCATCCACTGGTCATTGCCGCACATCCGCAAGAGCCAAATCAGTTTGCTGTGGGACTTTCAGATGGCAAAGTCCATGTCTTTGAGCCTCTTGAATCTGAAGCTAAATGGGGGGTCCCTCAGCATTTCGAGAACGGGTCAGCCAATGGTGGGCCAACTGCTTCTGCAGCTGGGTCTTCAGGGCCCGATCAGGCCCAAAGATGAACTAAAGGCTGAACGATGGGTGCATCGAATAGAATCTGGTTAAGTTGGATGCATCTTTTATAGAATCTGGTTAAGTTGGAATCAGCTCGGCCCAATTTGCTGCCGCAGTGTCAACCGTTTCACTATATCTTCTCATTATGGTCCTGCCCTTGTCGAAACTAACAAGGATCACTTGGAAAGGAGGTTCGTTCCTTTGACATTGCAGATGGATTTTGTTGTTACGACTGTTTTAGGGGTGAGTTGGTGCGGAAGTTCTTTAGTCTGTCTGTTTATAAATGCGAAGGGAAATTCTTTTGTCATGTTTGTACATATTCCCCCAGTTCGACTCTTTTTAGTTAAAGATCAGATTCCAGACATTTGTGCTGTTTCACTTGGCAGACATCTACTGATGCCAAAGCATATTCAATTCCTTCCCAAGGGCCGGCAATTATCTTGTTCTTTTGAAGGTGGTTCCGACCTTCACTCATCCCATCGACTTATTTCAATCTAGGAACAGTGGAATTGTCGGTCAAAAGTAATTCTAAAACCTTGAGATCTTTCATTTTGCTTAATTAGAATCAAAGCCTTTAGTTGGACCGACTATTCCAACTGTTTCACTCCATTTGATACGCATAATCGCAAATTTCATCCAACATATAAGACATCTAACACATGATCCGATCTGCATAGCATAAGTCTTCCGAAGCTTTCATTCAAGCATTAGAAGAAGGTACTAGTAGACGCATCGTAAATACCCCTTTTATAGATCATAGTAATATACACAGAAACTacgcatcatcatcatcaatcaaTCATCGTCAAGTACCCCAAAGCTGGCTTTAGGAAGcttatttacattttcttctgcacaaaaaaatttatacagAATCGAGAGCTTCAAGAGCACCAAagtcttcttccttccttccttccagAGAACCCTTATTTCTTCAAGTTCAAGCCACACCACCCAATATATACACCTCAACCACCCCCCCTTGGGCCAGCGTGACGGTATTTACAATGTTGCCCCCTCCAATAAATTGTAGCTAATCTTCAGGGAAAGATATTCACTCGGGTCGGAAGCTCACCAGGTTTGGGAGATCAGTTGATTGGAGCTTCCTTATGTCATTTGCAGTAACCTTGCAGGACTCCAGAGTGAGTTGCTTTAAATTCTTTAGCAATTTCAGGTGCTGCAGACCCGAGCTAGTGATGCGGGAGTTGGACAAATTTAAAGATACTAGACCAGTCAATCCTGCACTTGGGAAAAGCAGGTAAACATGATTCAGGGACAAATCTAGTAGAGACTTGATCCCTGCACATGCGTATGAAGTAAAATCAGCTTTACCTGAAATCAACTCCAATGTCTTGTCAGTCAAATTGCAGTTCTGTGATAAATTCAACAGCGTGAGGGACGTCAGATCCTTAATATTCTTCATTCCAGCATCAGTCAGCCCTCCACCGCATATTTCGAGGGACCTTAGATTCTTGAAATCTGAGGAGGGGAAAGCAAGTTATGTTGTTTCAAACAGAGCATGGTAATATTTACAGGAGCGAATAGAGAATTGTATACTCACTTCGAAGGTAGACAGTCCCAGAATCCGTGATGCGAGCCCCAAAAAGATCCAGATGAGTCAAGCCAGTCAAGCCTGAATTTTATACAGAAAAAAAGGCTCATCAAACCTTTGAGAAGAACATCTTATTAGTGGCTCATTAAAGGAATCAAGAGCTCTAACCTGAAGGAGATTGTTTAGATCATCAcatattatagatatatacacatatatctGCTAAACTTGCCTGTAAGAGCTGCAAGTCCCGAATCTGTAACATGGCGAACATCGAGATTGAGAGTTTTAAGAGAAGAAAGTCCAGACAACTTTCTTAAACCTATATCTGTCACTACTGTGAAGGACAGATTTATGCTCTCCAGATTAGTCAGCCCTACAAGGGATAGATTCACATCTCATCAGATCAAGCTCTTAGTAAACCGAGAAAATTATTTCTGTTAATTTCTGAAAAAACTCACTTTCATTGTGGATGTCATAATATTCCATAAATTCATGAGGGTAAGAGCCTCACCAGATAGATGGTGGAGCCCGTTACTTCCGACTTCTGTATCAGACAATTCCAAACATTTCAATCGGCGAAGACCTAAATTGACAGATGTAAGAAAAGCCAACAGCATTAAGGTTTTCCATAACTCGAGTTTTCCAGAGATGAGGAAGTGGAGGCTTGATAACAATGGGAAGAAGAGGATGGGATGATGGCCCCCAGTCCTAGATGCATGTCCCATACTACTCAACCAAGAACAGAAGTATCCTAGAGTGCCACATTAGCATCAATATGATGCATATAGTCACTAAATTACCTCAATTCCAAGGGGAAACATTAagtgaataaaatattttgaaggtCATAATTCAGGAACACTCATAACCTGTCAAGTTAGCCATTCCCCCATCTCCTATCCTGCAAGAATCCAAGTTCAAGCTTTCCAAATTTGTTAAACCTGGTCAGAAAAAGCTACTATTAGACCTCCAAGACAGGACTATTAaccaaaattatatatggaaAAACAAAGAGACGCAAAAGCTTACAGAGCACAGTCATTACATATCTAAAACTATCTATAACAATCTTCCATGGATTATAGAAGATGGCCCTGGAAGTTGATGATATGATATGTTGGGATAATCTGGGATGAAATTGCAGGAGGCTCCTAAGTCAAACAAGAGCTGGCTGTCTAAACATCACCAATTGATTTTACAAGTTCAAAAGCAAACATAAGCTTGTTCAAGTCTGGACGAAACAAGTCACATTTCAAAGGATAACCGTCTCCTCCTAAAAGACTCATTAGTAATCAGGAAACTTGAAAATGAACAACAATAAGACATCAAGAGTCCATCCTTTGCTAAATAGATGAATGAGAAAAATACCTTTTAGGTGTACCAGACATGCATCTGTTATATCATTGAAGCCCAAGTTCAATACTTTCAAACTCCCAAGCTCTGAGAAGATAGACATGCAGCACCAAACTCAGTTCCATGCTGTAGACAAATATTTTGCAAGACACTCCCCGCTATTAATCACTAAAACTAATACGCAAATCAAATGCAACTTACCAGAGAATCTCTCACTTCCCTCATCAGTCAGATGACATCTGTTAAGGTTCAAATATAAGAGGGCAGATAGAGCTGCAGGAGAGTAGCAGAGGTTATTCCCGTAAAAAACAGAACCACACCATACCAGACAGAGTACAAATATTATATGGAAATACATCTCTATTTTCTCATAAAGcttagaaaattaatatgaATGGAAACCAAATCAGGTATCAGTATAGTAAACACAGCATCTCTTTAAgctattgcatttttttttggacgaaAAAGGTATGAAATTACTTTAACTATCACGAACCTGCAACAGACTCCAGGCATGCTGTAGTGACAGGGCAACCTTCCAAGTTCAATAAAGCAAGCTTTTGCAGACCTGAAACCAGAATTTATTCAGGGATCACAAGCATGACTACGAAAAACATAACTAAAAAAAGCAGCTAATTAGGACAGCCTACTAAAGCACAGCATAAGAACAATtccaggggaaaaaaaatagttagTTTAATCTAGGCCATTGGAGCTATAAAAACAAAGCTGAAAGCTGAAATCTCCAATTAACATAATTTAATCATACTTCCTATGTCTCGTGCATTATCGCAAACTGCTTCAGCTTTTCTCCAAAATAGAGAATTTAGCACATCCATCTGTAATGTAGCATTCCGATGATTTTACCATGTGTGATATAGCGAAGATTACCTCTGAGATAAGCAATCCCAGAATCAGTGACCTTACTGCAAGAAATTTGCAATGCTTTCAGGTTCTTGAGCCCTGAAACACAGAGAAGTTTTTTTCATAACTAAATGTCAAAAAATAGGTTAAAgcacatatatagattaaatGACCAGATTACTTGTCTTCAAATCAGCACCTCAGAACTAAATATCCCATGAAAATCGAATATCAAATGGTCCAATTTATTGTTGTCTTCCAACCACAAAAAGATTCATGCCAAAAATCTACTGATCAGTAAATGAGTGAAGCGATGCCATCCGGCCATTCCTAAGAAGCGTATATCAGTATAAGCTGGTAAAATGACCAACGAAGACAGAAActgattttatatatttcacaaTGAAGCATCCTCAACCAACACCATATATTGCTACTGCAGCAATGTGAATGAAATCCAAAATGTGATGGCTAAAATTGAGCTATTGAACTTCAAACTTAATTAGAGAAGGCCG
This genomic window contains:
- the LOC116199047 gene encoding leucine-rich repeats and immunoglobulin-like domains protein 1, with the translated sequence MGGACSRKRDQQDDEETLQRGVSARYAKSGSSKWLATSFSRPAIDIQQGGGKCPSLMDLCIQKIREDIETHSKFSMLPRDISQLIFNDVVNSQRLNDVILEAFRDCALQDLNLGEYPGVNDSWLDVISSQGSSLLSVDLSGSEVTDAGLTCLKDCKNIQALNFNFCDQISDRGLEHLSGLSNLTSLSFRRNNAITAHGMSALTGLVNLVKLDLERCPKIYNGLIYLEGLSKLESLNIKWCNSITDSDLKPLSGLKNLKALQISCSKVTDSGIAYLRGLQKLALLNLEGCPVTTACLESVAALSALLYLNLNRCHLTDEGSERFSELGSLKVLNLGFNDITDACLVHLKGLTNLESLNLDSCRIGDGGMANLTGLRRLKCLELSDTEVGSNGLHHLSGLTNLESINLSFTVVTDIGLRKLSGLSSLKTLNLDVRHVTDSGLAALTGLTGLTHLDLFGARITDSGTVYLRNFKNLRSLEICGGGLTDAGMKNIKDLTSLTLLNLSQNCNLTDKTLELISGLTGLVSLNLSNSRITSSGLQHLKLLKNLKQLTLESCKVTANDIRKLQSTDLPNLVSFRPE